One region of Danio rerio strain Tuebingen ecotype United States chromosome 5, GRCz12tu, whole genome shotgun sequence genomic DNA includes:
- the zgc:63972 gene encoding protein CutA homolog isoform 2 (isoform 2 is encoded by transcript variant 2) has translation MEKRLAACVNIFPRTATMYYWKGEIRDATEILLLVRTKTSLVQRLMTYITAIHPYDIPEIITFPINDGSQHYLKWIAEAVTDS, from the exons ATGGAGAAAAGGCTGGCAGCATGTGTGAATATATTTCCTCGTACTGCCACTAT gtACTACTGGAAAGGTGAGATTAGGGATGCCACAGAAATACTactg CTTGTGAGGACAAAAACATCTCTTGTGCAGAGACTTATGACTTATATCAC AGCCATCCACCCATATGACATCCCAGAAATCATCACTTTTCCCATTAATGATGGAAGCCAGCACTACTTGAAGTGGATAGCAGAAGCAGTAACTGACAGTTGA